A genomic segment from Gossypium hirsutum isolate 1008001.06 chromosome D04, Gossypium_hirsutum_v2.1, whole genome shotgun sequence encodes:
- the LOC107898302 gene encoding uncharacterized protein — MVDVGCLMLATMNPELQKQHEDMVAYEMIEHLKELYQGQARQERFDISKALFQCKLAEGSPVGPHVLMMIGYIESLSKLGFPLTQELTTDVILQSLPDSYSQFFLNFNMNEIDKTLPQLLSMLRTAEGNMKKVGPKPILMVYNNKGKGKAKVQTKPKGKGRSKPGKVKAALKPKGGVAKEGNCFHCGVTGHWKWNCPIYLEEVKKAKISGTSTSGTAKE, encoded by the exons atggtagacgttggatgtcttatgcttgccactatgaatcctgagcttcagaagcaacatgaggacatggttgcttatgaaatgattgagcacctAAAAGAACTTTATCAAGGGCAAGCacggcaagagaggttcgatatctctaaagccctattccaatgtaagctggctgaaggaagcccagtaggacctcatgtccttatgatgattggctatattgaaagcctgtctaagcttgggtttccattgacCCAAGAGTTAaccactgatgttattctgcaatcgttgccggatagctacagccagtttttcctcaatttcaatatgaatgaaattgataagactctgccacagttgctcagtatgttacgaactgctgaaggcaacatgaaaaaggttggacccaagcctatACTGATGGTCTATAATaacaagggcaagggaaaggctaAAGTTCAGACAAAGCCTAAGGGCAAAGGTAGGTCCAAGCCTGGAAAAGTAAAggctgcattgaaacctaaaggtggggtggctaaggaaggaaattgttttcattgtggtgtgactggacattggaagtGGAACTGCCCTATCTACCTTGAAgaagtcaagaaggccaaaataagcggaacgtctacttcag ggactgcaaaggagtag